DNA sequence from the Euwallacea fornicatus isolate EFF26 chromosome 2, ASM4011564v1, whole genome shotgun sequence genome:
TTCTTCTTTATGCTGATCATGCTGGGAGTGGATTCAGCTGTAAGTTATATCCTAATCTTCGAATCCTGGAAAAACGAATGGATTTGTAGATGGGAGGACTGGAGTGTGTAATAACAGGTCTCATGGACGAATTCTCAGTTTTCTTCAGAGATCGAAAATACGCGAGAGAGACCTTCACTCTGATCGTCATTTTGACTTCATTTTCTGTGGCTTTAATCAACGTTACACCGGTAAGAAATCAACTGTAACTTAGGATTTAGCATTAAAAATGACCATTACAGGGGGGAATTTACATGTTCCACTTGTTCGATACATACTCTGCAGGAATATCTCTGCTATGCTCAGCTCTATTTGAAGCAATTGCGGTCTCATGGTTTTACGGTGAGGTCTCCGTGTTACTTAATTATAATCAGTTATGTAGTAATGAAGATTATGGGCAGGTTTGGACCGGTTGACCCAAGACGTAGAAGCCATGCTGGGCATCAAACCTGGCATCTATTGGAGGGTGTGCTGGAAATTTATTAGCCCCAGTTTCATTGTGGTAGTAACAGGTTACGTAAGATCAAAGAATAACAGAAACGTAaccagttatttttttatagtgcGTGGTAATGTTTGGACTTCTCTATCATCAACCATTAGTCTATAACGATTATTTGTACCCCAATTGGGCGGAATGGGTGGGATGGTCTCTAGCCTTATCTTCAATCATGATGATTCCTTTGGGGGCGATTGTGCAGCTCTGCAAAACTGCTGGTTCTTTTAGAGAGGTTCTTATTCACAGTACCTCCATTTTTTCAAGAGATTCttttattgtatcttttttCAGAGGGTGGCCCTCTCGATATCTCCCATAGAGGAACATGAGGACATTAGGAGAAGCAAACTAATTAGGAGGTTTAAGGCCAAACACTGGCTGTTTGTGTAAATTGTTTCTataatgtataaattaatttttttagctcGTATTTCTAGTCTTAAGTACAGTACAATACAAtgactctgtatattttttatgagtaaGTGTACATACCCAGCAGTCGATgtaagataattttaaaatatttaacagaaTTGCCTTCgacgttaaatattttaatttgttactaTGAATTTAGGATAATTAACATTAATGGAACGAGAGAGCTTGCCAAATATATGTAAAGTAGTTCCTAATCATTAGTATTATTTCCCTGATAACAATCATGCACATCTCTATATAAAACAAACTATTTGGTATTGAGTCCTCAGCCTCCATATTGGACGACCTTTCCGGGATTTTCTAGGTGAAAGCAATGCGTTCTATTTATGACTTGTCGATAATAAATGACAAGAAGCTTTCTGAGGTTATGTTAAACGTCACCGTTTGTAAACAAACACTTGAATATCCCTTTTAAAACCCCACTATGTCCATTTCAGACATTGCCAGCAATTTACAGCAACAGCTTACTGTTGCGAgacaagaaataaataatctcaGGTATGAAGAAACGTATTTAAATTCTCGACTGCATTGAAATCTTTAGGAAGCAGCTGAACACCCTTCAGCACGTGCATCGCAAAGAAATCCACAACATTTTAGGCCTCCTTGAACAGGGACAATGCTGCAAATGCAAAACTTCGTCACCCCCAACTCCTTCTGAAAATTCAAAGTTAAACCTTAGGCCCATCGGCACAATAAACTCCCAATTTCCTAGTATACGGGGAACCGCTCGGCAGTCTTCAATAACAATGAATAATGCAATGGCAAGACTCACTTTAAATAAAGACACCTTCACTAACCCAAGCCACTTATTAGAAGGTTTAGAAAATTACTCACACTTATGGATAATCTTTGTTTTCCATGTGCATGGCAATCATACAAAAGCCAAAGTGGCTCCTCCAAGGCTTAATGGGCAAAGACTTGGGGTGTTTGCTACTAGATCTCCTCATAGACCCTGCCCTATTGGGCTTTCACTAGTGCAAATTGATAGGATTGAAGGGGGAGTGATTTATTTCTCAGGGGTGGATATGGTAGATGGGACACCAGTGCTTGATGTGAAACCTTATATACCTAGGTATGATCGAGTTGAGGGGGAGGTGGAGGTGCCGAGGTGGGTTTCTGAGCCATCAGTTGATAGGTTAGAAGTTACTTTTGAGGCTGGTGCTTTAGATACACACGTAAGATATAAGGTTGTTTCTGGTTTTTTTGTGATACTTTAAGGCATCCTTTATCGACAGATTCTATTTAAGAATGGTTTCAGATTGCCAAAGAAAAGGCTGATTTAATCACTAAAGTGCTACAAGAAGACCCCAGATCAGTTTATCTGAGACACAAATTGGGCTGTTCTCACTACACTTGGAACGTTGAGGACCTGGCAGTGGAGTGCGTATTTGACAATGCAAATCGGACAGTTAAAGTGCtaaaaatctttcaaaataAAGCCACGTAGtcaagaaaaatcatttttaagtaaaattcatttacaataaatagTTTCAATAGTTATATACAAGACTTATGTCTATTACGTattgtaaaataaacatttttcaactttctacCCCAGTAATACGCATGATAAtgttatagaaaaataaaatatttccgtGTATTTTATAGATTATACtgataataatgataaaacgGTAGAATATTATGGaatgttaaaacaataaatatgcTGTGATcgtacaaataaataatacttattAACCTAGAGGGTGGTGGTGACGATTAATAATGAAGATGAATATATGTATGAATTATTCTAAATTAGTCGCTGAAAAGTAGAAGTTAAGTACACGATTTTACTGCACGATTCGTCGAGCAAGAGAAAATGCATCAAAATATCACAATCACAACCTAGTTTCTTAGGATTCCAGAGATAGATAGAAGAAGGTTAAAATATTCGAGTTTTAGGAGGTAgattcacaaaaaaaacagtcaTATAAAGATTTTACGagattccattaaaaattcagcgATTGCACATGCATAGTGTCGATAGTTTCAGTCAAGCTCATTTGTTTAGAAAGACGGTGTTTTATGAGCAGCCAATTTGAAAgcagtttcaataaaaacaaaatggctGTACACTCTCAACCGACGCCATCTTGAAACCTTCAAGCTCCCATGGTGAACATTTACTTGCCCTCAACGTAACCTTACAGCTAATCTCAGACGAGAAAAGCAAAAAGGAGCCGACCTTTCATATATAACACTGCTTATTTCATATCAAACAACTAACTCGCTCTGTCTGTGACGCAAAAATAGGCCGTTTAGTTTCATTGCGCAGAATCCGCTTTAAGCTGCGtggaaaaatagaatttatgtaataatataACATACACAACAGCCCGCGTTAATGTACTAGAGCAACGCGGCTGCGCCCTCGAAAAATGTCAACATTTCAGCTAAGATCTACTGATtatctaaatattaataaatcattatttgcTCTTCGATTTCGATCAGGTTTATGCCATTTAGCTAAAGCAGTGTTTGCTTGATGACGAGCAGCGATGAACCTACTCGAAATATTGGGAATATTGGGATTTTGAAGTGATAACATGTTGAAACGGCGATAAATAGTTGACTCACCGTTTtaggttttttcaaatttcaagatGTACAACACTACCTTTTAGTCATAGATCGACCGTTTTGCACATCGCGACAAGATTGTGAAGTTTATACCACATAGCCTTTGAACCTAACTTAAATGTATCTTAGTTTTTACGTCTAGGTGTTATTTTAAGGCTATTTTGAGTTCTTCTTCATAATTTCGCcatttcaacattttgaaaCCTCATTGTTTGGCACTCCGAGATTCATAAATTTCTACTTTTATCCCCATTTGCGGGCTAAAAATTTCAGGAATCGAAAGAATAGATTTATATACAAGTTTGACACAACATTTCGGTAGTAATAAGCTAAACCCCTGAGGGCGCTAGTTCTACGTATTGTCACGAGATtcttttccacatttttctaTCTTCAGTTCAAAGAGAACGTTTTCGATAACGAAAGGAAGACGTAAGAGCTCCGGAACGATAAAAATTCGTCAAGTATTTAACCTACATAATGATAGAAAATGAGCGAGATAAATAGAGAGAAAGACTTATTTACACGGCGTAACGCAGAGTGAGCAAATAACAACATTCTTGTAAAACATATAAAGACGAAACGGGTAAGCATTTGACTAGTGATAAAAACGAGGTGCAGCAGCTGAGTCGGGTATTGTCAAGAGATCCTTAAAAAGAGTCCTAAAACACACTTTTTACAGCTAATGGTTAGCAGGCGATTGGAGCATGCGTCCGATTGGTTGGAGAACGAGTGGGACGCCATTTTGACGACCAAACTTGCCGCCATGTTGTTATCGTTTGACGCATAGTTGCTTTCTCCATTCAtcgaaattaccttaaaaacaTGACCAGCAGCTAAATGGCTGAGAAGAATTTTAATCATCGTAACTTGTTTGACCTTCGACAGTGTTAATAAACTTCTATACCATCAAGAACTGGTTGCAACTACTGCGATAAAATAGTCgaataattgtatttttgtgtGCTGGGCTCTTTTTCGGACAGTATTGCCAAAACTCCGTGCATCCAGATTTAGAAATGCACTAGTTCAGATTCAAAATGACGGTTACTCTGTCGAAGAATTTTTATGGCAGTGTTGCCAAATTTATAGCTCAGACTAAGAACTGAACGTTGAGGTCGtcggttttaaattattgtcaaatctGAGAACTactaatttttatagaaaaaactgTTGGATTTTTTGTGGAGTTAATGAGACTTTTCTGTTGTGTaaaggaaatgaaaaaaaacttgataacAGTTGCTGCATTCACCGTGCGTTAAAAATGTCGTACTCACTTCCCTATGATAAGGCCTCCTTAGTTCTGCTAACAATTGGCTAAAAGTACACTGCAAACATCTGCCAAATGTACCCCCATGAAAACGTTGACATTATTTGACAACAGACTACCTATGAAAATTGGCAGTGTAAGGATTGACTAAATATACGTCTCACTTCAGTCTTCCATCCAATCGGCTTGCACCTCTTTGTCAATGTTGCC
Encoded proteins:
- the LOC136348693 gene encoding tRNA (adenine(37)-N6)-methyltransferase-like — encoded protein: MSISDIASNLQQQLTVARQEINNLRKQLNTLQHVHRKEIHNILGLLEQGQCCKCKTSSPPTPSENSKLNLRPIGTINSQFPSIRGTARQSSITMNNAMARLTLNKDTFTNPSHLLEGLENYSHLWIIFVFHVHGNHTKAKVAPPRLNGQRLGVFATRSPHRPCPIGLSLVQIDRIEGGVIYFSGVDMVDGTPVLDVKPYIPRYDRVEGEVEVPRWVSEPSVDRLEVTFEAGALDTHIAKEKADLITKVLQEDPRSVYLRHKLGCSHYTWNVEDLAVECVFDNANRTVKVLKIFQNKAT